A genomic region of Chitinivibrionales bacterium contains the following coding sequences:
- a CDS encoding NifB/NifX family molybdenum-iron cluster-binding protein — translation MKICMPVAEDKGMKSVLHGHFGSAPCFALYDSETQRTVFTSNNEAEHEHGKCMPVNTLRTLGAEAVLCRGMGLRAAHLLAAAGIRPYLVEAETVGDAVEKYDKRDICVLDERTSCHAHDCH, via the coding sequence ATGAAAATCTGCATGCCGGTGGCGGAAGATAAGGGAATGAAATCGGTGTTGCACGGACATTTCGGCAGCGCACCCTGCTTTGCGCTGTACGATTCGGAAACACAACGAACCGTTTTTACAAGCAACAACGAGGCGGAGCACGAACACGGGAAATGCATGCCGGTAAACACGCTGCGAACGTTGGGCGCGGAGGCCGTGCTGTGCAGGGGCATGGGGCTTCGGGCGGCCCACTTGCTCGCGGCGGCCGGAATCCGACCCTATCTGGTTGAGGCGGAGACGGTCGGGGATGCGGTTGAAAAGTACGACAAACGGGACATCTGCGTTCTTGACGAGAGAACATCCTGCCATGCGCATGATTGTCATTAA